Proteins co-encoded in one Accipiter gentilis chromosome 5, bAccGen1.1, whole genome shotgun sequence genomic window:
- the FBLN7 gene encoding fibulin-7 — translation MPGERCRLPLLLLLPPLPLLLLLLLPAAPAPQSCLSRQQLLAAIRQMQQLLKGQETRFAEGLRVMKSRLSTLHASLAKAAPEPPAASCPALQAPVDGRKFGTKYLVEHEVHFTCDPGFQLLGSSTRTCQANGSWTGQEPHCAEISECSSSPCQNGGTCLEGLNQYKCLCPQQWTGATCQYQAQTAPPAWSVTDDPAFSRQPRCAQIDRTQHCSCEPGFHMSGTAANGLCQDLNECEVYKREGGPRLCAHACVNLPGSYRCACPGGYVLLGDGKSCEDIDECALSQDNCTRGTTCINTGGGFQCVSPQCPQPTGNVTYVKTSPFQCERNPCPMESRSCHQAPKTISFHYLPLPSNLLTPTPLFRMATAAAPGRPGPDSLRFGIVGGNNRGHFVMQRSDRQTGELILVQSLKGPQTIQVDVDMSEYLDRVFQAKHMSKITVFVSAYEF, via the exons AGCTGCctcagcaggcagcagctcctggccgCCATCCGGCAGATGCAGCAACTGCTGAAGGGGCAGGAGACGCGCTTCGCCGAGGGCCTCCGTGTGATGAAGAGCCGGCTGAGCACCTTGCACGCCTCCCTGGCCAAAGCCGCCCCTGAGCCGCCGGCCG cctcctgccctgccctgcaagcCCCCGTGGATGGGAGGAAGTTTGGCACCAAGTATTTGGTGGAGCACGAGGTTCACTTCACCTGTGACCCGGGCTTCCAGCTCCTGGGCTCCAGCACGCGGACGTGCCAGGCCAACGGCAGCTGGACCGGGCAGGAGCCCCACTGCGCAG AGATCAGCGAGTGCTCGAGCAGCCCCTGCCAGAACGGCGGGACGTGCCTCGAGGGGCTGAACCAGTACAAGTGCCTCTGCCCCCAGCAGTGGACTGGAGCCACCTGCCAGTACCAGGCGCAGACGG ctcctcctgcctggaGCGTCACGGATGACCCGGCATTCAGCCGCCAGCCCCGCTGTGCCCAGATCGACCGGACCCAGCACTGCAGCTGCGAGCCCGGCTTCCATATGAGTGGCACGGCCGCCAACGGCCTCTGCCAGG ACCTCAACGAGTGCGAGGTGTACAAGCGGGAGGGGGGTCCCCGGCTCTGCGCCCACGCCTGCGTCAACCTCCCCGGCTCCTACCGCTGCGCCTGCCCCGGTGGGTACGTCCTCCTGGGCGACGGCAAGAGCTGCGAAG ACATCGATGAGTGTGCCCTGTCCCAGGATAACTGCACGAGGGGGACCACCTGCATCAACACAGGGGGGGGCTTCCAGTGCGTCAGCCCCCAGTGCCCTCAGCCTACCGGCAACGTCACCTACGTCAAAACATCACCCTT CCAGTGTGAGCGCAACCCCTGCCCGATGGAGAGCCGGTCATGCCACCAAGCACCCAAAACCATCTCCTTCCACTACCTTCCCTTGCCTTCCAACCTGCTGACGCCCACCCCGCTCTTCCGCATGGCCACGGCAGCGGCACCCGGCCGGCCGGGACCCGACAGCCTGCGCTTCGGCATCGTGGGGGGCAACAACCGCGGCCACTTCGTGATGCAGCGCTCCGACCGGCAGACTGGGGAGCTCATCCTGGTGCAGAGCCTCAAGGGTCCCCAGACCATCCAGGTGGACGTGGACATGTCCGAGTACCTGGACCGTGTCTTCCAGGCCAAGCACATGTCCAAAATCACCGTCTTCGTCTCTGCCTACGAGTTTTAG